The following proteins are encoded in a genomic region of Actinomadura sp. NAK00032:
- a CDS encoding SDR family oxidoreductase codes for MELRGATVLVTGATGGIGQALASALADRGGRVVLTGRRTDVLEPLADRLGGRAIAADLAERGAAEKLLDEAGRVDVLVANAALPASGLLSDYSITEIDRTLDVNLRAPIVMAKLAAAQMADRGRGHLVFVSSLSGKTASGHASLYNATKFGMRGFALALREDLRPHGVGVSTVFPGFIRDAGMFADAGVTLPKGVGTRSPRDVARATIRAVERNIAEVDVAPLGLRLGARFGGVAPALSAAVQRRAGGQRIAEGLADGQRGKR; via the coding sequence ATGGAACTGCGCGGAGCGACCGTCCTGGTGACCGGGGCGACCGGCGGGATCGGGCAGGCGCTGGCGAGCGCGCTTGCCGACCGGGGCGGCCGGGTCGTCCTGACGGGTCGGCGGACGGACGTCCTGGAACCGCTGGCCGACCGGCTCGGCGGCCGCGCCATCGCCGCCGACCTGGCCGAGCGCGGTGCCGCGGAGAAGCTGCTCGACGAGGCCGGGCGGGTGGACGTGCTCGTCGCGAACGCGGCGCTGCCGGCGTCCGGGCTGCTGAGCGACTACTCGATCACCGAGATCGACCGGACGCTGGACGTCAACCTGCGCGCCCCGATCGTGATGGCAAAGCTCGCCGCCGCGCAGATGGCCGATCGTGGCCGCGGGCATCTGGTGTTCGTGTCGTCGCTGTCCGGGAAGACGGCGTCCGGGCACGCGTCCCTCTACAACGCGACGAAGTTCGGTATGCGGGGGTTCGCCCTGGCCCTGCGCGAGGATCTGCGGCCGCACGGCGTCGGCGTGTCGACCGTTTTCCCCGGGTTCATCCGGGACGCGGGGATGTTCGCGGACGCCGGTGTGACGCTGCCGAAGGGCGTCGGGACCCGGTCTCCGCGGGACGTGGCGCGCGCGACGATCCGGGCCGTCGAGCGCAACATCGCCGAGGTCGACGTCGCGCCGCTCGGGCTGCGGCTCGGCGCCCGGTTCGGCGGGGTCGCGCCGGCCCTGTCCGCGGCCGTGCAGCGGCGTGCGGGCGGGCAGCGCATCGCGGAGGGGCTCGCGGACGGGCAGCGCGGCAAGCGGTAG
- a CDS encoding DLW-39 family protein gives MKKLLILAVVALGGFAVWRRMQQDRAELDLWTEATSSDS, from the coding sequence GTGAAGAAGCTGCTCATTCTCGCCGTTGTCGCACTCGGCGGCTTCGCCGTCTGGCGCCGGATGCAGCAGGACCGCGCCGAGCTGGACCTGTGGACCGAGGCCACGTCGTCCGACAGCTGA
- a CDS encoding HAD family hydrolase produces MPPPASTTRAANRRSAFSARSSTSPAPRPRTWRSSGPTASSSTGAAWFPCLELGDALRRLRSSGVRVCLLTGSGRTTQARIIDALGWWDRADLTLSPEDVPRDRPWPDLILTAALRLGVDDVRNIAVCAATAPAIISARRSGASVAAGVLTGPHSRDRLRTAGATHVLPTIADLPALILRTPADATPTPDHG; encoded by the coding sequence GTGCCGCCGCCCGCTTCCACGACACGCGCGGCGAATCGGAGATCGGCGTTTTCCGCTCGCTCTTCGACGAGCCCCGCGCCCAGGCCGCGCACCTGGCGTTCGAGCGGTCCTACGGCCAGCTCATCGACCGGCGCGGCCTGGTTCCCGTGCCTGGAGCTGGGCGACGCCCTGCGCCGCCTCCGCTCCTCCGGCGTCCGCGTCTGCCTGCTCACCGGCTCCGGCCGCACCACGCAGGCCCGCATCATCGACGCCCTCGGCTGGTGGGACCGCGCCGACTTGACGCTGTCCCCTGAGGACGTCCCCCGCGACCGCCCGTGGCCGGACCTCATCCTGACCGCCGCCCTCCGCCTGGGCGTGGACGACGTCCGCAACATCGCCGTGTGCGCCGCAACGGCCCCGGCCATCATCTCCGCCCGCCGCTCTGGCGCGTCCGTAGCCGCGGGCGTCCTCACCGGCCCCCACTCCCGCGACCGCCTCCGCACCGCCGGCGCGACCCACGTCCTCCCCACCATCGCCGACCTGCCCGCCCTCATCCTCCGCACCCCGGCCGATGCCACGCCCACCCCCGACCACGGGTAA
- a CDS encoding VOC family protein, giving the protein MSQPEFTAGLNIAMKIPKAQYEATVDFYRDTLGFEVEEEDVSYAPTVSRTHSVRFGPNTLWLDCVDNYSQPDLWLQLHTDDLDAATAALARTGIRPCDEVEPLHNLESRTHWIKNPAGVVHLLAESG; this is encoded by the coding sequence ATGAGCCAGCCTGAATTCACCGCCGGCCTGAACATCGCCATGAAGATCCCCAAGGCGCAGTACGAGGCCACCGTGGACTTCTACCGCGACACCCTGGGCTTCGAGGTCGAAGAGGAGGACGTTTCCTACGCCCCGACCGTCTCGAGAACTCATTCGGTGCGGTTCGGTCCCAACACGCTGTGGCTGGACTGCGTCGACAACTACAGCCAGCCCGACCTGTGGTTGCAGCTCCACACCGATGACCTGGACGCGGCGACGGCCGCACTGGCCCGCACCGGCATCCGCCCGTGTGACGAGGTAGAACCACTGCACAACCTGGAGTCCAGAACCCACTGGATCAAGAACCCGGCCGGCGTCGTCCACCTGCTCGCAGAATCCGGCTGA
- a CDS encoding helix-turn-helix transcriptional regulator — MRPPDSQEQAVAVFAALTDPTRRALLDELARAGPATVTDLARRLPISRQAVAKHLDQLAEAGLISSGEPVGRRHPYRLEPAPIRAAQIWLAALANRWDDRLTALERALDTHSTKEPPDNEPA, encoded by the coding sequence ATGCGGCCGCCTGATTCGCAGGAGCAGGCCGTCGCGGTATTCGCTGCGCTCACCGATCCGACCCGGCGGGCGCTGCTGGACGAACTCGCCCGCGCCGGACCCGCGACCGTCACCGATCTGGCGCGCCGGCTGCCGATCAGCCGGCAGGCAGTGGCCAAGCACCTCGATCAGCTCGCCGAAGCGGGCCTGATCAGCTCCGGTGAACCGGTCGGCCGCCGCCACCCCTACCGGTTGGAACCAGCGCCCATCCGCGCGGCCCAGATATGGCTGGCCGCGCTCGCCAACAGATGGGATGACCGGCTGACCGCGCTGGAACGCGCACTGGACACCCACTCGACCAAGGAGCCACCTGACAATGAGCCAGCCTGA
- a CDS encoding SRPBCC domain-containing protein — MIPDRIERETVLRHPVERVWAALTTAEGLSQWFGSVAEIDLRPGGRAYFRWDDLDQESVATITIVDPPHRLAFTWPIEGWRGDEAPRTLVTFTLEPIAEGTRLRLVESGFIQAADQVARTAHESNSHGWAAELADLETYLDAAA; from the coding sequence GTGATTCCGGACAGGATCGAACGCGAGACGGTGCTGCGGCACCCCGTCGAGCGGGTGTGGGCCGCGCTGACCACCGCCGAAGGGCTGTCGCAATGGTTCGGCTCGGTAGCTGAGATCGATCTGCGGCCCGGCGGGCGAGCGTACTTCCGCTGGGATGACCTCGACCAAGAATCCGTCGCCACGATCACGATCGTGGATCCACCGCACCGTTTGGCGTTCACGTGGCCGATCGAGGGTTGGCGGGGGGATGAAGCGCCCCGGACGCTCGTGACCTTCACTCTGGAGCCCATAGCGGAGGGCACCCGGCTGCGTCTGGTGGAGAGCGGGTTCATCCAGGCCGCCGACCAGGTTGCCCGGACCGCCCACGAGTCCAACAGCCACGGATGGGCCGCAGAACTCGCCGACCTGGAGACCTACCTCGATGCGGCCGCCTGA
- a CDS encoding VOC family protein, whose amino-acid sequence MALRLVQVNFKAGDDSALGQFWAEALGWDVSSEGPGVTNLEPKGFKWPDPAAFYIDFVAVPDPETVKYRVHLDLATTSEAHQAEMVAHLTELGATPADVGQGDVPWKVLADPEGNVFCVLEPRESTRDTGPIAAVVVDCADPRAMAQFWDEALNWTLLEVTDKHAVLRSAEGTGPYLEFLRKPDERAWWNRIHVDLFPEPMDAKEAEVARLRTLGATDIDLGQGKVPWMVMADTEGNEFCVLGRH is encoded by the coding sequence ATGGCACTGCGACTCGTACAGGTGAACTTCAAGGCTGGGGACGACTCGGCCCTCGGCCAGTTCTGGGCGGAGGCGCTCGGCTGGGACGTCTCCAGCGAGGGTCCCGGTGTCACCAACCTTGAGCCCAAGGGCTTCAAGTGGCCAGACCCCGCCGCCTTCTACATAGATTTCGTCGCCGTCCCGGACCCCGAAACGGTGAAGTACCGCGTGCACCTCGACCTCGCCACCACCTCCGAGGCCCACCAGGCGGAGATGGTCGCGCACCTGACGGAACTCGGCGCGACCCCCGCCGACGTAGGCCAGGGCGACGTCCCTTGGAAGGTACTGGCCGACCCAGAGGGCAACGTCTTCTGCGTGCTGGAGCCCCGCGAATCCACCCGGGACACCGGACCGATCGCCGCCGTAGTAGTCGACTGTGCGGACCCGCGCGCCATGGCCCAGTTCTGGGACGAGGCACTGAACTGGACGCTGCTCGAGGTCACCGACAAACACGCGGTACTGCGCTCAGCCGAAGGCACCGGCCCCTACCTGGAGTTCCTGCGCAAGCCCGACGAGAGGGCATGGTGGAACCGCATCCACGTCGACCTCTTCCCGGAACCCATGGACGCCAAGGAGGCCGAGGTAGCCCGACTCCGCACGCTCGGCGCCACCGACATCGACCTGGGCCAGGGCAAAGTCCCGTGGATGGTCATGGCCGACACAGAAGGCAACGAATTCTGCGTCCTGGGCCGCCACTGA